The segment GCTGCCAGAAACTCCCTTTGtattggcactattttcagacgcaccccGTAGACCTGTGTTCTTCCActgcatgagcatggatacacgccgatcagctgtttggatcaacaagcacgtagcaggatcaagtagcggtatcggtctttagagtgagttaaactcacttttctgcacatttaaaagatggtacatacctgtctttatcccggctgttcaaacaagcaaacctcctgtaaggcagggaactctggatgatgagtgatgcagactggagccgtatgtgagccgctggtatcctctgattcagagaggtcctgaagtattgttgtcactaagtccctctcttcttcgttggtacgttgggtctgcatctggagttcttcctctgtaaactctggttcatagagacatcctcttgtgtccacagtaaacggcatgtcatcgtcgctgtctgaatcactcatttttgcagtttgtagtttttgttcctaaaagtgcagacagatccaaacagctgatcggcgtgtatccgtgctcatgcagcggaagaacaccggtctgcaaggtgcgtccgaaaatagtgccaaaacaaagggggtttctggcTGCAAAGTCAAGAGCTGCAATGTTTTCTAGtagtgcatgcatttgcaccgtgatgcgtgcctggaccatattttctcaactttggcAAAATTACGCAAAATAGGtgtccccgtctgcagagaattgtagcctagcttgcctgctgGTCATCTGGGAATATTCCCATTAGGGGAGAAGAGCTCACTgtcactcattgtggctaacaggagcaatagtgtaatgtaactcatatgaccccacttcaaaaaaactgaaatatccctttaaactaTACATGAAGCAATAACCGCATTTGATCTCTTTTAATGTctacttctctctttcttcttctctccagtAAATACTTCTCAGGTCGGGAGCAccaaattaaactcatctaCAGAGGCCAGCTTCTGCAAGACCCCAAGAAGACTCTGTTATCCCTGAACATCGCACACAACAGCGTGATCCACTGCCACATCTCCCAGACCCTGAACGAGCCCGCTCCAGAGGAAGGCGCTCAGTCGGGAGCTGGTTCTGGAGTCTCCGGAGGATTCAGGGCTGCCGGAGTGGCGATCAGCACCGGCAGCCTGGTGGTGCCCGTGTTCGTGGTGATACTCGCCGTGGTGTGGTACTTCCGCATCAACTACAGGCAGTTCTTCACCGCGCCCGCGACCATCTCCCTCGTGGGAGTCACTGTGTTCTTCAGCTTTCTGATATTCGGGATGCACAGCCGCTGAAACGGGCAAGAGACAAGGGCGCGCGCTTTGCAGCTGAATGTTGTGAGGTAATGTAAAAACAACTACAGCAGTGGGTGGCGtctggaggagggggggaggacaTATTTAGAGGTGCTCAGAGAGGATGCAAGAGTTGACTGGaccctacagtgtgtgtgcgtgtgtgtgtgggtggctAGGTGAGCCTGATTGTGCATGTTCCAAGATAACACAAATCAACAATTGTAAAATACATGAGAAGAATAATCTGCTAAAGCCGACCATGACTTAGCCGCTCTACAGACACATCTCTGCTGTCCACTCCATGCTCGAACACCGTCTCTCGTTTGCTTTTACTGTTGCTGAAGATCTTGAAGCTCTCCCGTGTCATCGGTTTTATACGccactgtttctgtgtttaaaaattTAAAGTTAACCTGCTTAGACGTAAGGATTGAAATCAGTTTGGAACCACTCACTCATGTGCTGTGTGTGCCAGTTCTTCTTAATTTccatactttgtgttttttgaatgaGTCTATGTAAAGCCAACGTGGATGTAAAGCTGCCAGAGTGCTAgcctgggggaaaaaaaaaaaaaagtcagatgttttatttttcagaaactCTCGCTCTGTAGAGATAGGCTAATTTAAATAATCACCAGTCAGGACAGTTTTTGAGAAGatattgtaaatatgttgtgtattttctgtaaataaaaatgatagaaaGAAACAAATGAACCTGCATCTGGCACTTAAAGATTTGGAGTGGGACATTGACCTTCTCCTGATCATGCTGGACTGCTCTGGCTTCAGTGACGTCTCATATTAAAGCATTTCAAATCCAGCTGGTTTCAGTTTCTGTTTGGAGTCCGGACACTTTGTTTATTCCTATCCTGAAGATGTtgagtttaagtatctcagggtctaGAGTGGGGGTAAAGTGGAGCGGGAGATCGACAGGTGGATTGATGCAGCGTcaggtgaagagggagctgagccggaaggcaaagctttcaatttaccagtcggtttacgttccaaccctcacctatggtcatgagctgtgggtcttgACCGAAAGAAGATCTTGGATGCAAGTGGCTGAAATGAGCTTCCTCCGAAGGGTAGCTGGGCTCAACctcagagagagggtcaggagctcagacatcctgaggaagctcggagtagagccgctgctccttcgcGGCCAAAGGGGTCAGCTGAGCCTCCTGGACGCCTCTCTTTAGAGGTTTTCCAGGCACGTCCAACTTGGAGAAGGCCCGGGGGAAGACCCAGAACTCGGTTGGGGGTTATATCTACCACCTGGTTTGGGAtcgcctcaggattccccaggaggagctggaaagttttgctggggagagggatgtctgggtcaatttgcttggaccgCTACCTCCCCATCCGACCCCAGATAAGctgaaatggatggatggatggatggatggatggatggatggatggatgttgtgTAAGTCATTCACGCTGCATACAGATACACAAGGAGCCACAAGAGAACATCATCTGTTTACTTCATCCAAGAAAAAGTCGAGTAATTTCTATCAAAGAAAGTGGAGAACAGTTTGTTTCTTTATCACACATCACAAGACCGCACTGGAGAGGATCAAAAGGACAAAGTACAGACCTCAACACGAATGTGTGTCAGCGTAAAACCATACTGGGAATTAAATTAGGCACCGTCAATCATTTCATGATATTTGACAGCTACAACTCAAAGCAACAGACTTCAGGGTCTGAAAATCATCAGCCGATACTGGAACATTAAATACTAGAAGCACAACATGAAAATCAAGAAGGCAATGTAACAAGCTGGGATGTATTAAGGAGGGAAACCTCCAGATGGACTGATCGAATGGAACAGTCATCCTtataaataagaagaagaagtgcaGCACTGATCACATGTACGCTGTGATCTGTAAGTAGAAACTACGCAAGTCAAGGGTTATTCTGAGGAGAAGATTATCTCACATGTCGTATATACACAAGAGCTGTACATGTGCCCCAAAGCCAAAAACTGTTTACAAACCAtgtacacacactttctcttaaATATATAAGTTggtgtaaacaaaaaaatggtGACGATTTAAAATGGCACTCATACTTTTACAACAAAGTCACATTCTTTGATGCATAGTCTTATGAAAATATATAGGAATAATTTAGACACAGTCCACtcgtgcatacacacacacacacacacacacacacacacacacacacacacacacacacacacacactgaactaaaaaaaagtgacaatcTCAGTAAAATGCAAGTCAGCATAAAGAGGCACTCAGACACAAAAGTGCAGCACAAGGCTAGAATTGAGGAGCAAGAGTCATGAGTACTGTGGTTAATAAGTGTTGACGGTTGAATTAAGAGCCGTTTAAATTCACATTGGTAACAAAGAGAGTGTGAAAGATTAAAGTCACAGGATCTAAGTGTGAGGGCTTGAAACTATCTAAATTTGGCATGAGACAAATTTACTTGGATATCCAGGCTAATCAAGCTGCACTCATGACCCGAGTCATGCTTGGCTTGGAATCAAAAGTGATGATTTATTATCTATCTAGTCCAATTTGTGTGCTTCTTTACAAGCAGTTTCTTTCTCTATAAGTTACTtttttatgaccttttctcaaTTTTGTCAAAATCTCAATTCTGCAAACTTTTCCTTCAAAGAGCCGCACTTCAATCTCATCTAATAAGTTAAggctaaattccaccagatccgtctcagatccgtctcagatccgtctcagatccgtctcagatccgtctcagatccgtctcagatccgtctcagatccgtctcagatccgtcacggcacaggatctgataggtttctattctaatcaatctgttaacttccactggatccactccattgcgttccagctgcaatccagcaggttggaacgcagcggatcagatacacaagacttctatttttgccggatgctggagcatgattcattaatctcaacagagcagatggagcaggacaggaagtcaggcaccaaaacaaaatgaaaacatcccgttaattttcaaaataaaacactgtgtcatcaccagatcgttttttaacttaactatgacaacaaaatgtcatttcgcacggagccaggcctggagtcaacaagtcagaggttttcagaggaccagaaagacaacatggatgaggagaggaggaggagaatccttgattcggTTATTacctgtccggcagtcctgctccatgctgcagaGCCAGGTccgaccggacacggatctggtggaagtcctgtgttagaaaTGGCTGCCTGTGTTGCTTGAACTGTGCAAAATACTTGGGTAAATAGAAGGTGAAGTCTGCTTAGTGATATGACTTACACTACAGGCTCATATAGATACTCTGCCTGGACTCTGTGACTCTTAAACACAAAGAGGATCCCTCATCGACTTGCTTACCTTGTCAAACTTAAGTAAATAAGAACAGTTCAGTCTCATCCGCTCTACGTCAGGCCTGCTAATGTGCTCATGAGAGGAGAGGTTTAAAAGAAGTCGGTCTAACAAAGAGGGCTTATTCTAGTTTAAGTCGTCGTAGATGCTGGAGATTGAAGGTGCTTGGAGTTTGGGCCTCTTCTTTTTGGTCGATAAGCTGATATTActctgagagctgctgctgctgcctcctgttagactccctcctcctcctcctcctcctcctcccactcctcctcctcctccgctgccTCCCACAGAGTTCAAACTAAGaggtgtcttcttctttttcttaggCATCCTTGAATCTGAATGGTTGGTGCCTGTGAGAGGGAAACAAAATGATCAATCTACTCTACTTGAACGTTTCATCCATTAATGTGTCACGCTCTACTTCTCCCTTACTGGCTTTCGAGGAGGCAGAGTCGGCAGGCGAGATATCAGGGGAGTCTTCCCACTGCAGGCGGCTCATCACGCTCTGTCTGTCTGGAATGTCGAAGCTGTCGCTCTCCACCACGGCGTCCGCATCAGGCAGGGACGGCCTGAAACATGATCACAGACACAGGGATGTTCAGTTTCTCCTCAACGAATGTGCTCATTTAAAAACCCTCCTATAATGAAGAGATGTATTGTTATAGTGCCTTTTTGTCTCACGCTTCAGACACTACTGAAGtcaagttatttatttatatagcttcTTTAAAACCAAAGTGCAAAATTAACAATGAAGGCACATTAAAGCAAAGTGTTGCAGCGTAATAAAGAGATGTCAAGTTCAGCTGGAATTGAAAGCACCCTTGTGGATGTCACAAAATTGAAGATCAATGCCAGAACAAGCAGAGTGTTGTGAAATGTGTCTCACAAGATGAGTGGCACTAAAAAGAAAGCACTATTCCAGGAGAAACACTGATGGTAGGGGACTTtcctcctgctcacacacaggAGTCGattaaaacacacctgcacactcaTTCAATCATGGTTATAGTTAAGTACACTTGTAGGTGAGGGAGGGGAGGTAAGGAAGGGGGCGGGGCACACTCACGCGGACGGCCCCAGGAGGAACACCCTGACGGCCCTCCTCTGTTCGTCCGTGTGCTGGGGACACCGCTGAGACCTGGTGGGACACAAGGTGGCATTTTACATCTGACGCCGCCCTCAAACGTCACACAGCTTCAACATCGCCCTGACACAGCCAGGGAGGGAGGCGGGACGGACGCTATCAGTGACCAATCAGGGATGAGGGGTTAGAGGTTGTGAAATGTTACAGGTTGGTCACTGATAGGATCCTTTGATTGTTTCTACTGAAtttggtgttttaaaaaaaaagtcaatcacTGGtccagaaatgtttttttgaccCATGAGTTGCCACTTGTGTACCCCGGAGTTAGTCCCAACACACTGCACATGATCAgtttcacaaacacatgaatgaaACTGATCATGTGTCCAGATTTCACATGCAGCAATGATTCTCAGACTGAAGCACATGAAACCATCAGAATGAGGCGACACCATCAGAGAGTGAGGTGTTCAATGCCTTCAAGTGCATTATCCCAGAAATACAAGCACCACACAGACAGGGGAGACATTTCATcagctgtggatgtgtgtgcTGGAGGATTTGACAGTAATTACCTGGTGCACATTTTCTTGGTGTGCTCAGAGATCACCCCACATTGCTGaggaataaaacataaataatcaaCATATAATCAAAACATGGAAGTAAAGTAAAAGCTCTACATGCTTGGACATGTCGTGCAGGATGCTTACTGTTGTCAGAAGCGATCTGACTTCATCAGGGCCCAACGTTTCATAACTGATGCCAGTGTTGTAGTTGTACTGAAATGAAAGACACACCAGGAACCGTTATCAACACACTGCACTGTGCATACAATATAACTATAACAAGCTGTGTGCTCTTGAATGCAACACAGAAGGTATGTTGTTTACCTTGTAGGTCTCTGAAGGGATGCTGCCTCCAAGGTCacctggaaataaaacacaggagtTCATCCCTGGAAAACAGACCCCTCTTGTTCTCTCTCAGTAAGGTGTAAGTGAAATTACTCTGTTATATACTTGAAGATCAAACGTCACACACCTGGTTTCATGAAAATCCAGAAGTTTGGCTTTAAGCCTGCACAACTTTTAGTCTGAGTATTGCATTGTGATATGAAATTCAGCTCCCTTGCTTAACACTACATGGTGGTTTGCTTTGTAGAGCAGATATCAGTATTCTACTTTATGAGACTGCGTGCATTGAAGTCCTCTGACACACCTACCCATTCAAGCTGGATTAAGAGCTTTATTTTCTCAAACTCTCAAACTTGAAAAGATTAGGCTGACCCCAGGTGGTAAAGTTCATGTCTTTCAAAACATCTGGGATCCTTTTCTATCTAATGACAACCGCTCACCTTGCTGTGTATCTTTAGATTGAGCATCACCATGGTGTGTCTTACTATGTTTAGATTATTGTTTTCATGTTcatgggctgcatggtggtgcagtgggtagcgctggtgcctcacagctataaggttcctggtttgaatccctggccgggcgggtgcctttctgtgtggagtttgcatgttctccccgtgcatgcgtgggttctctccgggtactccggcttcctcccacaatccaaaaacatgctcaggttgattgatcactctaaattgcccgtaggtgtgagtgtgtgcatgaatggttgtctgtctctctgtgttagccctgtgataggttggcgacctgtccagggtgtaccctgccttccgcccgaagccagctgggataggctccagccccctgtgacccccaatgggataagcagtcaagataatggatgtttattttaaatatattaactTCTTGTCTTATATTCTCCACTTTTGGAGTTCTATGTAGTTAATCTGGAGGGAGTATGTGTCAGGGTGGGGGGTTGTttgatgttttgtattttgtatgttgtctgtgtttctttgctcctggaaaaaaaaatggaaaatgtaccaacttctaattttagaaatgattgtttttctatgtgaaaatcaataaacaaagtttgagAATGAGACTGTGTGCATAAAACATTCAATTATACTACACAATGTTCAGGCTTCAAGATGTAACTGAGAGGAAACATTCAGCTGCCCTGGGAAATCTTTCCACTAACATGCACGGACCAAAGTTATTCAACACAGCACACATCAAACACCTGACTGACAGACTCaccatttttatgttttaaagattTGGATCTTCTTGGGGAATTTTGattctgcagaaaacaaaagaatcaGATCGTCTTTgaacaaatacaatttaatacCGTCTGCAAAAGGGAAATCTAATGCAAAGTACCTTTTCTGACTTTCTCTTCTTGGCtgtaacagtaaaaaaaaagtttattatGTGTAAGAAACTTGTGTGGAGTTTTTATAATGACAGtctttatcaataaaaaaaacaaaccttacCTTTTTTCTCTGCTCCATACGACCAGTCATTATCATTGAGGTCATCATTGTCCTCCTGGTCGCTCTCTGATTTGCTCATGTTATTATTGCTGGCAAGCCTGTTCAAAATCAGAACACAGTTAAATAATCTGATCAGATGTTTATACTCAGTTTAGATTAATTCAGGGATGAGTCCTGAATCATCTTTCTTGACTGACCTGCGGTTAGCAATGCGACTGCTGTTTCGTCCCATCCCGAGACATTTCTCTAAGTGTGGGGCGAAGCGTGAAGCTGCTATCAATCTCTTGCAGTTGGGGCATTCACACTCTTTGTTCTTCCACTGATTGTACACTTGGCCAAATATGTCCACTCCTGGCTGATCCACGATTTCTGGAAGAGAAGTGAAAGCAATACatcaaagacaaatgaaaagaTAGGTGGATATGAACTGACTGGAGGCTAAAACACTTACCAAACTCTTTCAAGCTCTCTTGGTCCGTGTCATCTAAGAAGAAATAGCCCTGCTTCACAGCACGATGAACCTCGAAACACAGGCCCAAACAGGCATCTTCCACCAGCTCAGAGTAGATGTCATGGACCAAGGCCTATAACATGGACACATagatacattaaaaacaaatatacactGCATAccaattaaagaaagaaaaaggaagagagatactatattcatatatttactCGCCTCCAGCTTGGTGTTGTCTGGGCCTGACAGGGGCATATCCTCCATTTTCATTTGAAAGTCTGTATGGGAAATCTTGATGGCAGAGTAATGAGAGTCTGACCTGAGGATTTtaacagagagacacatttaaaatctttaaagGAAGCAGATCTAAGATTACAACAATTAAAATACCTTTAAAATAGCTATCACATGAAAGCCCTAAGCAGATATTCATCcagacatttcatttaaaaatatatatatattttgtttttctatcagCTTCACATCAGATAATCTAAACTTGTGTGTCCATGGAGTtaataatcctttttttttattattaataatttaatttgtagAGCACAAGTCAAAAGGtgctttttttgcttttatttattgtggctttttcttgTATTATCTATTGTgttcttaaaatctattcttttttttatcatttgtttttaCTGATTGTGTTTCTAAGCTTGTACGACACTTTGGCcaactgcggttgttttttaaatgtgctatacaaataaagtttgacttcactacacatgggcagcaaaataaaacaggcagatcgtGAAATCACAAGTCAAaattaagaaacaaaacatattttaaaaggcaaaaattcccctaaaagaactctaaatgaacgcaatcattttaaaatatatttcttaaactcaattaaaataaaataaaattcagataaaatctggAAAGCCTCTGCTCAATAAAAGTAGAGATTTAAATGAATCAGTTTTgttgcaaaagcacaaaacaaacatagaaataGGCATGGAAATGGCAtgtctcattattattattattttatttttattttttcatattttgagatactcaaaaaattggTCTAGGTCTTCAGAAGACAGCTTACATTAACTTGCTAAAAATATTCAAGTAAATTTGGTGTTTAAAATGTGGTAAACAAAATACAGAATGCGTGGCTAATTTGAGTTTCTGAAATCAcacattaaaacttattttaaagacataaaatgaccctaaaagaactctaagaGAATACAAttatcttaaaatatatttcttaaactcaaatcaaataaaataaaattaagataaaatcaggaaaggctctgcaataaaattgtgttttcagaagagatttaaaagagatcaaaagcacaaaacaaacatagaaatGGGCATAGAAATTGCTTTATGGCATGTCCAAGTCTGGTCTATCACATTTACCAGACAATTATTTAGTTTTCTGGATCACTagaaaattaatatttcatcttGAGATACTCAGAAAATTGGTCATGGTCTATGAGAAGACAGCTGACTAAAAATGTGAAGGGAAAATTGGTTGTTAAAATGTGGTAAACAAAATGCAGAATGCATGGCTGCTTGGGGCTTCCGTACAATCGACACCTTCATTAATAATATAAAGGTGATGTCATGTGTCAGATGTTGGTCATTAGGCTGATATTTTCGTTTACAATCCTATGAACCTTGTTTATAGTAAATAACCACATCAGGTGACAGTAAGAGATCAGTTTAAATCAGCCTGAAGAGAGCAGGTAGTGACAGTAGTTAGCAAACTCGACACTGTTTAACatcagctaacattagcttactTTACAGAGTTAGCATCATGAAGCTACCTGGCTAACCTGAGCACGTTCAGGTTCAAACAACACACACGTTAAACTGTAATGACGTCATTTTAATTTCACCCACAGACCATTTCCTCTTACCAGGTCATACCGAGAACTCAGCCTGAACCAGGCA is part of the Notolabrus celidotus isolate fNotCel1 chromosome 20, fNotCel1.pri, whole genome shotgun sequence genome and harbors:
- the atxn7l3 gene encoding ataxin-7-like protein 3 isoform X2, with translation MTWSDSHYSAIKISHTDFQMKMEDMPLSGPDNTKLEALVHDIYSELVEDACLGLCFEVHRAVKQGYFFLDDTDQESLKEFEIVDQPGVDIFGQVYNQWKNKECECPNCKRLIAASRFAPHLEKCLGMGRNSSRIANRRLASNNNMSKSESDQEDNDDLNDNDWSYGAEKKAKKRKSEKNQNSPRRSKSLKHKNGDLGGSIPSETYKYNYNTGISYETLGPDEVRSLLTTQCGVISEHTKKMCTRPSLPDADAVVESDSFDIPDRQSVMSRLQWEDSPDISPADSASSKASTNHSDSRMPKKKKKTPLSLNSVGGSGGGGGVGGGGGGGGGSLTGGSSSSSQSNISLSTKKKRPKLQAPSISSIYDDLN
- the atxn7l3 gene encoding ataxin-7-like protein 3 isoform X1 gives rise to the protein MTWSDSHYSAIKISHTDFQMKMEDMPLSGPDNTKLEALVHDIYSELVEDACLGLCFEVHRAVKQGYFFLDDTDQESLKEFEIVDQPGVDIFGQVYNQWKNKECECPNCKRLIAASRFAPHLEKCLGMGRNSSRIANRRLASNNNMSKSESDQEDNDDLNDNDWSYGAEKKAKKRKSEKNQNSPRRSKSLKHKNGDLGGSIPSETYKYNYNTGISYETLGPDEVRSLLTTQCGVISEHTKKMCTRSQRCPQHTDEQRRAVRVFLLGPSAPSLPDADAVVESDSFDIPDRQSVMSRLQWEDSPDISPADSASSKASTNHSDSRMPKKKKKTPLSLNSVGGSGGGGGVGGGGGGGGGSLTGGSSSSSQSNISLSTKKKRPKLQAPSISSIYDDLN